A stretch of Haloprofundus halophilus DNA encodes these proteins:
- the glpK gene encoding glycerol kinase GlpK produces the protein MATETYVGAIDQGTTGTRFMVFDHSGRVVTSAYEKHEQIYPEPGWVEHDPAEIWEKTQSVITSALQKADLTADQLEAIGITNQRETTLLWDADSGTPVHNAIVWQDRRTTDRVEELEAEDKVEWIRGKTGLEADAYFSATKAEWLLDNADPMKMQRARPADVRERAEDGEILFGTIDTWLIYKLTGNHITDVTNASRTMLFDIHEMEWDEELCEEFDVPMAMLPEVRPSSDDNYYGTTDSEGFLGSEVPVAAAFGDQQAALFGQTCFDEGDAKNTYGTGSFMLMNTGEEAVESEHGLLTTVGFQRSGEPVQYALEGAIFVTGAAIEWLEDMEIISNASESETLARSVDSTDGVYFVPAFTGLGAPHWDGRARGTIVGMTRGTRREHVVRATLESIAFQTKDVADAMEADSGIEMTTLRVDGGAVKNNFLCQLQANIVDSTIVRPQVDETTALGSAYAAGLAVGYWETLDELRDNWQVDREFEAEDGKNVARRHERWQEAVKRSLDWARDGSD, from the coding sequence ATGGCAACTGAAACATACGTTGGCGCTATCGACCAGGGGACGACGGGAACCCGGTTTATGGTCTTCGACCATAGCGGACGCGTCGTCACGAGTGCGTACGAGAAACACGAACAGATCTATCCCGAACCGGGTTGGGTCGAACACGACCCGGCCGAGATTTGGGAGAAAACGCAGTCGGTGATCACGTCTGCGCTCCAGAAGGCCGACCTGACGGCCGACCAGCTGGAGGCGATCGGCATCACGAACCAGCGCGAGACGACGCTGCTGTGGGACGCCGACTCCGGAACGCCGGTCCACAACGCCATCGTCTGGCAGGACCGACGAACGACCGACCGCGTCGAGGAACTGGAGGCCGAGGACAAAGTCGAGTGGATTCGCGGGAAGACGGGGTTGGAAGCCGACGCGTACTTCTCGGCGACGAAAGCCGAGTGGCTGCTCGACAACGCCGACCCGATGAAGATGCAGCGGGCGCGACCCGCCGACGTCCGCGAGCGCGCCGAAGACGGCGAAATCCTGTTCGGCACCATCGACACGTGGCTCATCTATAAACTGACGGGCAACCACATCACGGACGTCACGAACGCCTCGCGGACGATGCTGTTCGACATCCACGAGATGGAGTGGGACGAGGAACTCTGCGAGGAGTTCGACGTGCCGATGGCGATGCTCCCCGAGGTCCGACCGTCCTCCGACGACAACTACTACGGGACGACGGACTCGGAGGGCTTCCTCGGCAGCGAGGTGCCCGTCGCAGCCGCGTTCGGCGACCAGCAGGCGGCGCTGTTCGGCCAGACCTGCTTCGACGAGGGTGACGCGAAGAACACCTACGGGACGGGGTCGTTCATGCTGATGAACACCGGCGAAGAGGCCGTCGAGAGCGAACACGGCCTGCTGACGACCGTCGGCTTCCAGCGCTCTGGCGAACCGGTGCAGTACGCCCTCGAAGGGGCTATCTTCGTCACCGGTGCAGCCATCGAGTGGCTCGAAGACATGGAGATCATCTCGAACGCCTCCGAGAGCGAGACGCTCGCTCGGAGCGTCGACTCGACGGACGGGGTGTACTTCGTGCCGGCGTTCACGGGACTGGGCGCGCCGCACTGGGACGGCCGCGCTCGCGGGACCATCGTCGGGATGACCCGCGGGACGCGTCGCGAGCACGTCGTTCGCGCGACGCTCGAATCCATCGCGTTCCAGACGAAGGACGTCGCCGACGCGATGGAGGCGGACTCGGGCATCGAGATGACGACGCTTCGCGTCGACGGCGGCGCGGTGAAGAACAACTTCCTGTGTCAACTGCAGGCGAACATCGTCGACTCGACGATCGTCCGCCCGCAGGTCGACGAGACGACCGCGCTCGGCTCCGCCTACGCCGCCGGCCTCGCGGTCGGCTACTGGGAGACGCTCGACGAACTCCGAGACAACTGGCAGGTCGACCGCGAGTTCGAAGCCGAGGACGGCAAGAACGTCGCGAGACGCCACGAACGCTGGCAAGAGGCGGTCAAACGCTCGCTCGACTGGGCGCGCGACGGGAGTGACTGA
- a CDS encoding helix-turn-helix domain-containing protein gives MTTIAELRTPAEQFALGTLFERHSEVSTDVLRTAADGQKTPASLLWFNHDGSVDLESALDRDSSVETATLLAESNGKWLYQITWTPSVRDTLETLLGCATLLGASAENGRWQFRVLFPRHEQLATAHDRWESNDLQITVERITELDETFGDSEFALTDEQKEAFVIAHRRGYFKVPRDVTLTELADEIGITQQALSERLRRAHNSLAESTLHLTELTEDEVEPLG, from the coding sequence ATGACAACGATTGCAGAACTACGTACGCCGGCCGAACAGTTCGCTCTGGGAACGCTCTTCGAGCGACACTCGGAGGTCAGCACCGACGTTCTCCGGACTGCAGCAGACGGACAGAAGACGCCAGCGTCGCTCCTGTGGTTCAACCACGACGGGTCGGTGGACCTCGAGTCGGCTCTCGACCGCGACTCGTCGGTCGAGACCGCGACGCTTCTGGCGGAGTCGAACGGAAAGTGGCTCTATCAGATCACGTGGACGCCGTCGGTCCGAGACACCCTCGAGACGTTGCTCGGATGTGCGACACTGCTCGGTGCCTCGGCGGAGAACGGACGCTGGCAGTTCCGCGTACTGTTCCCCCGGCACGAGCAACTCGCCACGGCACACGACCGCTGGGAATCGAACGATTTGCAGATCACCGTCGAACGGATCACTGAACTCGACGAGACGTTCGGCGACAGCGAGTTCGCACTCACCGACGAGCAGAAGGAGGCGTTCGTCATCGCTCACCGGCGCGGCTACTTCAAGGTCCCGCGAGACGTGACGCTCACCGAACTCGCCGACGAGATCGGCATCACCCAACAGGCGCTCTCGGAACGGCTCCGCCGGGCGCACAACTCCTTAGCCGAGAGTACGCTCCACCTCACGGAACTCACCGAAGACGAAGTCGAACCGCTCGGGTGA
- the dhaM gene encoding dihydroxyacetone kinase phosphoryl donor subunit DhaM, whose amino-acid sequence MVGLVVVSHSGKAAEGICEIAAQMGGGDARIEPAGGGPDGDIGTSVDRIEAAIADAADGDGVVVLVDLGSAVMNAEVAMEMSDSNVRIADAPILEGTLNAAVEASGSKATLDSVVEAAEEARDYRKLN is encoded by the coding sequence ATGGTCGGCCTGGTCGTCGTCTCTCACAGCGGGAAAGCCGCCGAAGGAATCTGTGAGATCGCCGCGCAGATGGGCGGCGGCGACGCGCGTATCGAACCCGCCGGTGGCGGTCCCGACGGCGACATCGGAACGAGTGTCGACCGAATCGAGGCCGCCATCGCCGACGCCGCAGACGGCGACGGCGTGGTGGTCCTCGTCGACCTCGGAAGCGCCGTGATGAACGCCGAGGTCGCCATGGAGATGAGCGACTCGAACGTCCGTATCGCCGATGCACCGATACTGGAAGGAACGCTCAACGCCGCCGTCGAGGCGAGCGGGTCGAAGGCGACTCTCGATTCGGTCGTCGAAGCCGCCGAGGAAGCCCGAGATTATCGGAAGCTAAACTGA
- the dhaL gene encoding dihydroxyacetone kinase subunit DhaL, translating into MTDAEIQREAILAAVENVAARIAEEKSYLTDLDSAIGDADHGANMNRGFQAVVEAVDDDEVDEMGPDELVKLVGKTIISNVGGAAGPLYGGSTMLASKELEGGITAETSVAFAETYLQKVQDRGKAEIGAKTMVDALVPAVHTYKKSIEQDDLPPLTALSKAVDACERGVRYTVPLRARKGRASYLDWRSVGHQDPGATSTLFVLEELLETAAEYLDGEVVRDARSPDVPNESPEEAANEPLDEGDE; encoded by the coding sequence ATGACAGACGCGGAGATTCAGCGGGAGGCGATTCTGGCGGCCGTCGAGAACGTCGCCGCGCGTATCGCAGAGGAGAAGTCGTATCTGACCGACCTCGACTCGGCCATCGGCGACGCCGACCACGGGGCGAACATGAACAGGGGGTTTCAGGCCGTCGTCGAGGCCGTCGACGACGACGAGGTCGACGAGATGGGCCCCGACGAACTCGTCAAGTTGGTGGGCAAGACCATCATCTCGAACGTCGGCGGCGCGGCGGGGCCGCTGTACGGCGGGTCGACGATGCTCGCCAGCAAGGAGCTCGAAGGCGGCATCACCGCCGAGACGAGCGTGGCGTTCGCCGAGACGTATCTCCAGAAGGTGCAGGACCGGGGCAAAGCCGAAATCGGTGCGAAGACGATGGTCGACGCGCTCGTTCCGGCGGTCCACACGTACAAGAAGTCCATCGAACAGGACGACCTGCCACCGCTGACGGCGCTCTCGAAGGCAGTCGACGCCTGCGAGCGCGGCGTCCGCTACACCGTCCCGCTTCGAGCGCGAAAAGGTCGCGCGTCGTACCTCGACTGGCGGTCGGTCGGACATCAGGACCCCGGCGCGACGAGTACGCTGTTCGTACTGGAGGAACTACTCGAAACCGCAGCGGAGTACCTCGACGGCGAGGTGGTTCGAGACGCCCGGTCGCCGGACGTACCGAACGAGTCGCCCGAGGAGGCCGCGAACGAACCGCTCGACGAGGGGGACGAGTAG
- the dhaK gene encoding dihydroxyacetone kinase subunit DhaK has protein sequence MKKLINDPADYVDEMLDGMVAAHPDRLRRLDGTKVLVRADAPVDGKVGVVSGGGSGHEPTHAGYIGDGMLDGAAAGEVFTSPTADQLEDMVRACDAGEGVLCVVKNYEGDVMNFETAGEMAEMEDVDVAEVVVDDDVAVEDSLYTSGRRGVCGTIFVHKIAGAKAAAGGDLEEVRTVAERVVDNVGTMGMALTSCITPEKGEPTFDLGEDEIELGIGIHGEPGVERTDVMSADEVADRLTEQVLDDLEIDDGDEVATIVNGMGGTPLSELYIVNRRVQQILDDRGVETWDAWVGDYMTSLDMMGCSVTVLRLDDELKELLGAPVDTPALKRTD, from the coding sequence ATGAAGAAACTCATCAACGACCCGGCAGATTACGTAGACGAGATGCTCGACGGAATGGTCGCCGCTCACCCCGACCGCCTCCGACGCCTCGACGGGACGAAAGTGCTCGTCCGCGCGGACGCACCGGTCGACGGGAAGGTCGGCGTCGTCTCCGGCGGCGGAAGCGGCCACGAACCGACGCACGCCGGCTACATCGGCGACGGGATGCTCGACGGCGCGGCGGCGGGCGAGGTGTTTACGTCGCCGACGGCCGACCAACTGGAGGATATGGTCCGCGCCTGCGACGCCGGCGAGGGCGTACTCTGCGTCGTCAAGAACTACGAGGGCGACGTGATGAACTTCGAGACGGCCGGCGAGATGGCCGAGATGGAGGACGTCGACGTCGCGGAAGTCGTCGTCGACGACGACGTCGCCGTCGAGGACTCGCTGTACACGAGCGGTCGCCGCGGCGTCTGCGGCACCATCTTCGTGCACAAGATTGCCGGCGCGAAAGCCGCCGCCGGCGGCGACCTGGAGGAAGTTCGGACGGTCGCCGAGAGAGTCGTCGACAACGTCGGCACGATGGGGATGGCGCTCACCTCCTGTATCACGCCCGAGAAGGGCGAACCGACGTTCGATCTCGGCGAGGACGAGATCGAGCTCGGCATCGGCATCCACGGCGAACCAGGCGTCGAGCGCACCGACGTGATGAGCGCCGACGAGGTGGCCGACCGCCTCACCGAACAGGTGCTCGACGACCTCGAAATCGACGACGGCGACGAGGTCGCCACCATCGTCAACGGGATGGGCGGCACGCCGCTGTCCGAACTGTACATCGTCAACCGCCGCGTCCAGCAGATTCTCGACGACCGCGGCGTCGAGACCTGGGACGCGTGGGTCGGCGACTACATGACCTCGCTCGACATGATGGGCTGTTCGGTCACCGTGCTCCGTCTCGACGACGAACTGAAGGAACTGCTCGGCGCGCCCGTCGACACGCCGGCGCTCAAACGCACGGACTGA
- a CDS encoding phosphoglycolate phosphatase, translating to MSRPLALDIDGTLTRGDGSVDPRIFDVLRNWDAPVVLATGKSFPYPVALCHFVGIPETVVAENGGVVYAADEVTFTGDRESASAVADEFVARGGDLGWGRADTANRWRETEIAVNVDADEELLRIVADEYGMEVVDTGYAYHVKSPGVSKGRGLKAVCETLSLDPTTFVAVGDSENDVSTFELVEESYAVANADERARAAAGTVLEESYSDGTLSVLESLR from the coding sequence ATGTCTCGCCCCCTCGCGCTCGACATCGACGGGACGCTCACGCGCGGCGACGGCTCCGTCGACCCGCGAATCTTCGACGTACTCCGAAACTGGGACGCACCGGTCGTCCTCGCCACCGGCAAATCGTTCCCCTATCCGGTCGCGCTCTGTCACTTCGTCGGCATTCCTGAGACGGTGGTCGCCGAGAACGGCGGCGTCGTCTACGCCGCCGACGAGGTGACGTTCACCGGCGACCGCGAGAGCGCGAGCGCCGTCGCCGACGAGTTCGTCGCCCGCGGCGGCGACCTCGGGTGGGGGAGAGCCGACACGGCGAACCGCTGGCGCGAGACCGAGATCGCGGTCAACGTCGACGCCGACGAGGAACTGCTGAGGATCGTCGCTGACGAGTACGGAATGGAGGTCGTCGACACCGGCTACGCCTATCACGTGAAGTCACCGGGCGTCTCGAAAGGCAGGGGACTGAAGGCGGTCTGCGAGACGCTCTCTCTGGACCCGACGACGTTCGTCGCCGTCGGCGACAGCGAGAACGACGTCTCGACGTTCGAGCTGGTCGAGGAGTCGTACGCCGTCGCCAACGCCGACGAGCGAGCGCGCGCCGCCGCTGGAACGGTCCTCGAAGAGAGTTACAGCGACGGGACGCTCTCTGTGTTAGAGTCGCTCCGGTGA
- the cutA gene encoding divalent-cation tolerance protein CutA, with product MPTAYITAPESDASTLARALVDERLAACVNQLPCASTYRWEGEVVDEDEVVLLAKTTDDAYDELRDRVLELHPHETPCIERFDEDDVLDSFAAWRAGAVESDGE from the coding sequence ATGCCCACAGCCTACATCACCGCCCCCGAGAGCGACGCGTCGACGCTCGCACGGGCGCTCGTCGACGAGCGACTGGCCGCCTGCGTGAACCAACTCCCCTGCGCCTCGACGTACCGCTGGGAGGGCGAGGTCGTCGACGAGGACGAAGTCGTACTACTGGCGAAGACGACCGACGACGCCTACGACGAACTCCGCGACCGGGTGCTCGAACTCCACCCGCACGAGACGCCCTGCATCGAGCGGTTCGACGAGGACGACGTGCTCGACTCGTTCGCGGCGTGGCGCGCGGGCGCGGTCGAGTCCGACGGGGAGTAG
- a CDS encoding HEWD family protein — MSSGVRLRRPTDRTCERCGRREAWNDDNESWRVVVDDADEPQTGSVHCIHEWDINGNFLPIEG, encoded by the coding sequence ATGAGCAGCGGTGTCCGACTCCGCCGACCGACAGACAGAACCTGTGAGCGCTGCGGCCGCCGCGAGGCGTGGAACGACGACAACGAGTCGTGGCGCGTCGTCGTCGACGACGCCGACGAACCGCAGACCGGCAGCGTCCACTGCATCCACGAGTGGGACATCAACGGAAACTTCCTCCCTATCGAGGGATAG
- a CDS encoding EthD family reductase, with amino-acid sequence MIKLVELLVRRDGMSHEEFVDYWLNEHSPIAEEMPGLQKYVTSVPKDPERTEYDGVLELYFEDSEAMSAAFDSEAGERTLADAEQFLETGAGPRLVLDETIQLDDL; translated from the coding sequence ATGATTAAACTGGTAGAACTGCTGGTGCGCCGCGACGGGATGAGCCACGAGGAGTTCGTCGACTACTGGTTGAACGAGCACAGCCCCATCGCCGAGGAGATGCCGGGGCTGCAGAAGTACGTCACGTCGGTACCGAAAGACCCCGAACGCACCGAGTACGACGGCGTGCTCGAACTGTACTTCGAGGACAGCGAGGCGATGTCGGCCGCCTTCGACTCCGAGGCGGGCGAGCGAACCCTCGCGGACGCCGAGCAGTTCCTGGAGACCGGTGCGGGGCCGCGGCTCGTCCTCGACGAGACGATACAGCTCGACGACCTGTAG
- a CDS encoding class I SAM-dependent methyltransferase: MGFHTFDIDRADALEDASRYRHLSAEELLSALRPNPEMTVADLGSGTGFYTDDVAPHVGHLYAVDVQEAMHDLYGEKGLPESVETVVADVASLPFDDDALDAAFSTMTYHEFAGAESLAELARVLRPGGRVVTVDWSATGAGRAGPPRDERYSVGDAASAFEDAGFSVDRAESRTETFLCVVSL; the protein is encoded by the coding sequence ATGGGTTTCCACACGTTCGATATCGACCGCGCCGACGCGCTGGAAGATGCGAGTCGCTACCGCCACCTCTCGGCGGAAGAGCTACTGTCGGCGCTCCGACCGAACCCCGAGATGACCGTCGCCGACCTCGGGAGCGGGACCGGGTTCTACACCGACGACGTGGCCCCGCACGTCGGCCACCTCTACGCCGTCGACGTACAGGAGGCGATGCACGACCTCTACGGCGAGAAGGGGCTCCCCGAGTCGGTCGAAACCGTCGTCGCCGACGTGGCGTCGCTCCCGTTCGACGACGACGCGCTCGACGCGGCGTTCTCGACGATGACCTACCACGAGTTCGCAGGCGCGGAGTCGCTCGCGGAGCTCGCTCGGGTGCTCCGACCCGGCGGTCGGGTCGTCACCGTCGACTGGAGTGCGACCGGCGCGGGCAGGGCGGGTCCGCCGAGGGACGAACGCTACAGCGTCGGCGACGCCGCCTCGGCGTTCGAAGACGCCGGTTTCTCCGTCGACCGCGCCGAGTCGCGGACGGAGACGTTCCTCTGCGTCGTGTCTCTCTGA
- a CDS encoding DUF368 domain-containing protein, with product MADGETVSDVNTVSGGLRGWLGIYLRGVCMGAADAVPGVSGGTIALITGIYKRLIDAVTAIDVDNVLRVLRGVTGDSSDAFASLREMDAAFLVTLGFGIMTAIVTITGLVEVAVETVPAPTFGFFFGLIAASALVLVTEVSVDTPGRIAASVAGFALAFVVSGEAQSALGHSPVVTFVAGAVAISAMILPGVSGSLLLLILGQYFYMTDTLSTFRDGVFGLLDGGTLDALAGPFVTIVTFCSGALIGLFTVAHAVDWALEHHREATFAFLIALIFGALRAPISQLSTSLAEHGGSWTTDVLVAFAVAALVGGGLVVVVDRVAGIDLD from the coding sequence ATGGCCGACGGAGAGACGGTTTCGGACGTGAACACGGTGTCGGGAGGCCTACGCGGGTGGCTCGGCATCTACCTCAGAGGCGTCTGTATGGGTGCCGCCGACGCGGTGCCCGGCGTCTCCGGCGGCACCATCGCGCTCATCACCGGCATCTACAAGCGCCTCATCGACGCGGTGACGGCCATCGACGTCGACAACGTACTCCGCGTGCTCCGCGGCGTCACCGGCGACAGCAGCGACGCGTTCGCCTCGCTGCGGGAGATGGACGCCGCGTTTCTCGTGACGCTCGGCTTTGGTATCATGACGGCCATCGTCACTATCACGGGTCTCGTCGAAGTCGCCGTCGAGACCGTTCCGGCCCCGACGTTCGGGTTCTTCTTCGGTCTCATCGCGGCGTCGGCGCTCGTGCTCGTCACGGAGGTGTCGGTCGACACGCCCGGCCGAATCGCGGCCTCCGTCGCCGGCTTCGCCCTCGCGTTCGTCGTCTCCGGCGAGGCGCAGTCGGCGCTCGGACACAGCCCCGTCGTGACGTTCGTCGCCGGAGCCGTCGCCATCAGCGCGATGATTCTCCCCGGCGTCTCGGGGTCGCTGCTGCTGCTCATCCTCGGGCAGTACTTCTACATGACCGACACGCTCTCGACGTTCCGGGACGGCGTGTTCGGCCTCCTCGATGGCGGCACCCTCGACGCGCTGGCCGGTCCGTTCGTCACCATCGTCACGTTCTGTTCGGGCGCACTCATCGGCCTGTTCACCGTCGCCCACGCCGTCGACTGGGCGCTCGAACACCACCGCGAGGCGACGTTCGCGTTCCTCATCGCGCTCATCTTCGGCGCGCTCCGCGCACCCATCTCGCAACTGTCGACGAGCCTCGCCGAACACGGCGGGTCGTGGACGACGGACGTCCTCGTCGCGTTCGCCGTCGCGGCGCTCGTCGGCGGTGGACTGGTCGTCGTCGTCGACCGGGTCGCCGGCATCGACCTCGACTGA